Proteins found in one Pseudomonas marvdashtae genomic segment:
- a CDS encoding DUF523 domain-containing protein, with protein sequence MEKILVSRCLLGHRVRYDGGASGPFDRLQQWLDEGRVVALCPEVAGGLPTPRAAAEIPGGQGAQVLDGDAAVITTDGEDLSAQFLSGAHQALDLVREHGIRIAVLKANSPSCGNLLTYDGTFSGVKVRGEGVTAALLKRNGVLVFSELELAEAALALKAQGAE encoded by the coding sequence ATGGAAAAGATTCTCGTCAGTCGCTGCCTGCTCGGCCACCGCGTGCGCTACGACGGTGGCGCCAGTGGCCCATTCGACCGGCTCCAGCAATGGCTCGACGAAGGCCGGGTCGTGGCGCTGTGCCCGGAAGTCGCCGGCGGCTTGCCTACGCCTCGGGCGGCGGCGGAGATTCCCGGCGGACAGGGCGCGCAGGTGCTTGATGGCGATGCGGCGGTGATCACGACCGACGGCGAGGATCTCAGCGCGCAGTTTCTCTCGGGTGCGCATCAGGCGTTGGACCTGGTGCGGGAACACGGCATCCGGATCGCCGTGCTCAAGGCCAACAGCCCCTCGTGCGGCAACCTGCTGACTTATGACGGTACGTTCAGTGGTGTGAAGGTTCGTGGCGAAGGCGTGACGGCGGCTTTGCTCAAGCGCAACGGCGTCTTGGTGTTCAGCGAGTTGGAGCTGGCTGAAGCGGCGTTGGCGCTCAAGGCGCAGGGCGCAGAATAG
- the serS gene encoding serine--tRNA ligase produces the protein MRSGRRFGAQVSDSGGSQMISVKEIREDVGRMKANLSARGLSFDLDRFLSLYDDVKSHKQKIEEVQCKLNAVSKIIKDGLWKDDSQSMLSDASVLKGYILRAKESYNLLIEEFDLLSRQLPNWTSPDVPVGKTDDDNLTIKYKGQIPEFDFSHKDHVQLGQELDLIDFDSGTKVAGSKFYFLKNQAVFLQHALKSFIFNKALRAGFTPLQTPDVSFNHILEGVGFAPKGDESNTYGLEGLDKSLIATAEICVAGMHAGEVIDESRLPLLYIAESHCFRREAGASGRSSKGLYRVHQFEKLELFVICKPEDSAKYHDKILELQEEIYGELGIPYKVVINCTGDLGAPAYKKYDIEAWMPGKGIAGEYGEITSASNCTDYQARRLNIKYRDSASKTNRYVHTLNGTASALGRTMVAILENYQCADGSVKMPEALKRYLDFDQIAPVVNDSHRA, from the coding sequence ATGCGTTCTGGTCGGCGATTTGGGGCGCAGGTTAGTGATAGTGGTGGAAGTCAGATGATAAGTGTCAAAGAGATAAGGGAAGACGTAGGAAGAATGAAGGCTAACTTATCCGCAAGGGGGCTAAGCTTTGATTTGGATCGGTTTCTCTCTTTATATGACGATGTGAAGTCGCATAAACAGAAGATCGAGGAAGTGCAGTGCAAGCTGAATGCAGTTTCTAAGATTATAAAAGATGGTCTATGGAAGGACGACTCTCAGTCGATGCTCTCCGATGCGTCAGTACTGAAGGGCTATATCCTGCGCGCCAAGGAGTCTTATAACTTGCTAATTGAGGAGTTTGATTTGCTTTCGCGGCAACTGCCCAATTGGACCTCCCCAGACGTACCTGTGGGGAAAACTGATGATGATAATTTAACCATCAAATATAAGGGGCAGATTCCAGAATTCGATTTTTCTCATAAGGACCATGTTCAGTTAGGTCAGGAATTAGATCTAATCGATTTTGATTCGGGTACGAAAGTAGCGGGTTCAAAGTTTTATTTTTTGAAGAATCAGGCTGTATTTCTCCAGCACGCACTTAAGAGTTTTATTTTTAATAAGGCATTGAGAGCTGGATTCACGCCATTGCAAACTCCGGATGTCTCTTTTAATCACATTTTGGAAGGTGTTGGCTTCGCTCCAAAAGGTGACGAAAGTAACACTTATGGTCTCGAGGGTCTGGATAAAAGTCTTATTGCTACTGCTGAAATATGCGTTGCCGGGATGCATGCTGGGGAGGTTATTGATGAATCTAGATTGCCTCTGCTCTACATCGCTGAAAGTCATTGTTTTAGGCGTGAAGCTGGCGCTTCCGGGAGATCCAGTAAAGGGCTTTATAGAGTCCATCAGTTTGAGAAATTGGAGCTGTTTGTCATATGCAAGCCGGAGGACAGTGCTAAATATCATGACAAGATTCTTGAGCTGCAAGAGGAGATCTATGGTGAGTTGGGTATTCCCTATAAGGTCGTAATAAACTGCACTGGGGATTTAGGGGCGCCAGCATATAAAAAATATGATATTGAAGCGTGGATGCCAGGGAAAGGTATCGCCGGGGAGTACGGTGAGATTACTTCCGCCAGTAACTGTACCGACTATCAGGCTCGGCGACTGAATATCAAGTACAGAGATTCTGCTTCAAAAACTAATCGGTATGTTCATACTCTTAACGGTACTGCATCTGCGTTGGGCAGAACGATGGTGGCCATTTTAGAAAATTATCAGTGTGCTGATGGTTCGGTGAAAATGCCTGAAGCGCTGAAGCGTTACCTTGACTTTGACCAGATTGCGCCAGTGGTCAACGACTCCCATAGAGCATAA
- a CDS encoding 2OG-Fe(II) oxygenase yields MRAMQIPSDHPLLLRIVDDLAEHGWSQQNIFLPDALTRALATECRQRAAEGELAPAAVGRGPFSQIREGIRGDRIQWIEPGQVQACDRYLALMDSLREALNRGLFLGLEDFESHFALYPPGAFYLKHVDRFRDDDRRIVSAVLYLNDAWLPEHGGQLRMYLDEGVAHDVVPTGGCLVVFLSGEIPHEVLPATRDRLSLTGWFRRRGNELF; encoded by the coding sequence ATGCGCGCCATGCAAATACCTTCTGATCATCCGTTGCTGTTACGTATCGTCGACGACCTGGCCGAGCACGGTTGGTCGCAGCAGAATATCTTCCTGCCCGATGCGCTGACGCGCGCCCTGGCGACCGAGTGCCGTCAGCGCGCCGCCGAGGGCGAACTGGCTCCAGCCGCCGTTGGGCGCGGGCCGTTTTCGCAGATCCGTGAAGGAATCCGGGGTGATCGCATCCAATGGATCGAGCCCGGCCAGGTGCAAGCCTGCGATCGTTACCTGGCGCTGATGGACAGCCTGCGCGAGGCCTTGAACCGTGGGCTGTTCCTGGGGCTGGAGGATTTTGAAAGCCACTTCGCCCTGTATCCGCCGGGAGCGTTTTATCTCAAGCACGTCGACCGCTTCCGTGACGATGATCGACGCATAGTCTCGGCGGTGCTCTATCTCAATGACGCTTGGCTGCCGGAGCATGGCGGCCAATTGCGCATGTACCTGGACGAAGGTGTGGCCCACGATGTGGTGCCCACGGGCGGATGCCTGGTGGTGTTCTTATCGGGGGAGATTCCCCATGAAGTGCTGCCGGCCACGCGTGACCGCCTGTCTTTGACCGGTTGGTTCCGACGCCGCGGCAACGAGCTGTTCTGA
- a CDS encoding DUF6436 domain-containing protein: MRPSHRPTLLACFLALGCAVMLWFAYDWFQGRFLRAFSQHTAVFSGDPLSLPADLAGPGAIRLVHFWDPACPCNVGNQQHLSELVDKYAPQGVEFYTVQKTGSQGRLPATLSNLKTLPALPGSSQIPASPAVAIWDRSGKLAYFGPYSEGLTCNSSNSFIEPILEALSVGRAVDATHTMAVGCYCPWAESSK, translated from the coding sequence ATGCGCCCGTCCCACCGCCCGACCTTGCTTGCCTGCTTCCTCGCCCTAGGGTGCGCCGTCATGCTGTGGTTCGCCTACGACTGGTTCCAGGGACGTTTCCTGCGGGCGTTCAGCCAACATACGGCGGTCTTTTCCGGTGACCCTCTAAGCCTGCCCGCCGACCTGGCCGGCCCGGGCGCGATCCGCCTGGTGCATTTCTGGGATCCGGCCTGTCCATGCAATGTCGGCAACCAGCAACACCTGTCCGAACTGGTCGACAAATATGCACCGCAAGGCGTCGAGTTTTATACGGTACAAAAAACGGGCAGCCAAGGTCGGCTGCCCGCCACGTTGAGCAACTTGAAAACCCTCCCGGCGCTTCCCGGATCGAGCCAGATTCCCGCCAGCCCGGCCGTAGCAATCTGGGACCGCAGCGGCAAGCTGGCGTATTTCGGTCCTTACAGCGAAGGCCTGACTTGCAACTCCAGCAACAGCTTTATCGAACCGATTCTCGAAGCCCTTAGCGTCGGCCGGGCGGTCGATGCGACGCACACGATGGCGGTGGGTTGTTATTGTCCTTGGGCTGAGTCGAGCAAATGA
- a CDS encoding DUF2059 domain-containing protein, giving the protein MRRLLFSLLMFCVLPAWADSYDQLYKVAGWPEQRAHFNDALNAAQQRYQSSLPPAVFQALVNNSNQRFAPQAMDQRAEAQLRKNLSDPNPALTFFQSPLGRKVVAAELLATRRDQLAKNAKGLPKMQASDNRLLIIGHLAQALPAREAGAEVSLAIAGVAADSLSSMIPGLLGGGQAQGMLNGQRQRLMDQIGTDLNNTLLYVYRDLSDTELEEFATFAESAEGQAYYKAALEAIRAGLAVGQSLGQ; this is encoded by the coding sequence ATGCGCCGTTTGCTTTTCTCACTGTTGATGTTCTGCGTGTTGCCCGCCTGGGCAGACAGCTACGACCAGTTGTACAAGGTCGCCGGCTGGCCGGAACAACGGGCGCATTTCAATGACGCCTTGAACGCCGCGCAGCAGCGATACCAGAGCAGCCTGCCGCCCGCCGTCTTCCAGGCGCTGGTGAACAACAGCAATCAACGTTTCGCCCCCCAGGCCATGGATCAACGGGCCGAGGCTCAGTTGCGCAAGAACCTATCCGACCCGAACCCGGCCCTGACCTTTTTCCAGTCACCGCTGGGTCGCAAGGTTGTCGCGGCCGAACTGCTCGCCACCCGCCGCGATCAATTGGCGAAGAACGCCAAGGGCCTGCCCAAGATGCAGGCCAGCGACAATCGCTTGCTGATCATCGGCCATTTGGCCCAGGCCCTGCCCGCCCGCGAAGCCGGCGCCGAGGTCAGCCTGGCCATCGCCGGTGTGGCGGCCGACAGCCTGAGCTCGATGATTCCCGGCCTGCTCGGCGGCGGCCAGGCCCAAGGCATGTTGAATGGCCAACGCCAGCGCCTGATGGACCAGATCGGCACGGACCTGAACAACACGCTGCTGTACGTCTACCGCGACTTGAGCGATACCGAGCTGGAAGAGTTCGCGACGTTCGCCGAATCGGCCGAGGGCCAGGCTTATTACAAAGCGGCCCTGGAGGCGATTCGGGCGGGGTTGGCGGTGGGGCAAAGCCTGGGGCAGTAG
- a CDS encoding alpha/beta hydrolase: MPASFDPDYLRASLQPLAHWQPLSAQAQAYQHFYGLDFATRTLRRGLGRFEIPGFELVSQVWWPEKAVATLFVFHGYYDHMGLYRHLIEWALEQQFVVISCDLPGHGLSSGERASIGDFADYQATLQGLLSEAQTLGLPQPWHLCGQSTGGAIVVDHVLNHGVDSPAQGQVILLSPLVRPRAWGWSRLSYYLLKPFVTGIARRFSENSSDPDFLPFLQADPLQPLRLPTAWVGALGQWIKRIEAAPSSSRQPLIVQGQADMTVDWRHNLQVLRGKFDRPQVMMLPEGRHHLANETLAMREEMFGFLTQRMSVNGRS, from the coding sequence ATGCCCGCCTCTTTCGACCCTGATTACCTGCGCGCCAGCCTGCAACCCTTGGCGCATTGGCAGCCGTTGTCTGCACAAGCGCAGGCCTACCAGCATTTCTATGGACTCGACTTTGCGACGCGCACCTTGCGCAGGGGCCTGGGCCGTTTCGAAATACCGGGATTCGAGCTGGTTAGCCAGGTCTGGTGGCCGGAAAAGGCCGTGGCGACGTTGTTCGTCTTTCATGGTTACTACGATCACATGGGACTGTATCGGCACCTGATCGAATGGGCGCTGGAACAGCAGTTTGTGGTGATCAGCTGCGATTTGCCAGGGCATGGCCTGTCCAGCGGCGAACGCGCCAGCATCGGCGATTTCGCTGATTACCAAGCGACGTTGCAAGGTCTGCTGAGTGAAGCCCAGACACTGGGTTTGCCGCAACCCTGGCACCTGTGCGGACAGAGCACCGGCGGAGCCATCGTGGTGGACCATGTCCTCAACCATGGCGTGGACAGTCCGGCCCAGGGTCAGGTCATCCTGCTGTCGCCGCTGGTTCGGCCACGAGCCTGGGGCTGGTCGCGCCTGAGCTATTACTTGCTCAAGCCTTTTGTGACTGGCATCGCCCGGCGTTTCAGCGAGAACTCCAGCGATCCGGATTTCCTGCCGTTCCTGCAGGCCGATCCGCTGCAACCGCTGCGCTTGCCCACCGCGTGGGTCGGTGCGCTAGGGCAATGGATCAAGCGCATCGAGGCAGCGCCGAGCAGTTCGCGCCAACCCTTGATCGTGCAGGGGCAGGCTGACATGACGGTGGATTGGCGGCATAACCTGCAAGTGCTGCGCGGCAAGTTTGATCGGCCACAGGTCATGATGTTGCCTGAGGGGCGGCATCACCTGGCAAATGAAACGCTGGCGATGCGCGAAGAGATGTTCGGGTTCTTGACCCAGCGGATGAGTGTGAACGGGCGAAGCTGA